The nucleotide sequence GTCATAGGGCACGCCGTCCCATTTCGGCCCGCCGACCGCGCCGAACAGCACGGCGTCGGACGCGTGCGCCAGCTCCATGGTGGCGTCGGTGATGGCGACGCCGTCGGCGTCATAGGATGAGCCGCCGACCAGCCGCTCGTCATAATTGAAGGCGGCGACGCCGCGCTTTTCGAACCACACCAGGAGGCGCTTCACCTCCGCCATCACCTCGGGGCCGATCCCGTCGCCGGGCAGAAGCAGGAGCTTGAACGAAGGCATGGTTCTCTCGCAGGTCGGGCTGAAGGAGATCGTCATCCCGGCCGGAGCGAGGACATCTCCGAGCGGAGAGCCGGGATCGTCAGCAGGTCAAATGTCTGCTTGCGGTCCCGGCTCTCGGCTCCGCCTCGGCCGGGACGACGAGAATGAGACGATTCCTCTAGAAGCTCGCGGGGCGGGCCGCAAGTATCAGCGCGGGCGGCGGGTCACACCGCGTTCCGATCCCGCTTTTGCGTACCATGCTCAGCGTCCGCGCCGGAGCGCCTCAAGAACATCGGCGGTGGCGCGGCCAGTGACCGGCAGGCCGTTCCTCTGCTGCACCGTGCGGATGGCGGCCACGGTCTGGCGCCCGATCACGCCGTCGGCGACGCCGCCGATGTCGAAGCCCGAGCGCATCAGCAGCGTCTGCAGCTCGCGGCGGCCGGCGCGGTCGAGCGGGCGCTCAGTGGTCGGCCACGGCGTCGTGATCGGGCTGCCGCCGCGCAGCCGGTCGGCGAGGTGGCCGATCGAAAGGGCGTAAACGATGGTGGGGTTGTAGCGGTAAAACGCCTCGAAATTGCGGGTGACCAGGAAGGCCGGGCCGCGCCGCCCGGCCGGCAGGATGATCGCCGCCGGGGCATCCGTGGCGAGGCTGCCGCCCAACGCCCGGCCGTCGACCCGCCGCACACCGGCCGCTGCCCACGCCGCGACCGGCTTGCGGTTGAGCCGCCCGGTCTCGCTCTCGGTGACGGCATCGGGCAGCGCGACCTCCACCCCCCACGGCAGCCCGGCCTGCCAGCCATTGATGCGCACGAAATTGGCGATTGAGGCCAGCACGTCCGGCACCGAGCGGGCGACGTCGCGCTTGCCGTCGCCATCGCCGTCGACCGCGACGCGGAAAAACACGGTCGGCATCAGCTGCGGCCCGCCGAACGCGCCGGCCCACGAGCCGTACAGTGCCTCATAGGGGATCTCGCCGGTGGCGGCGACGCGCAGCGCCGCGATCAGCTCGGTGCGGAAATAGTCGCGCCGGCGCGGCGCGGTGCAGGCCAGCGTCGCCAGCGAGCGCACCACGTGGCGCAACCCCACCGTCTTGCCGTAGTCGCTCTCGATGCCCCACACCGCGACGATGGTGGCGGCGTCGACGCCGTACCTTGCCTCAAGCCGCGCCAGCAGGGCGGCGTGCTCGCGCAGGAGGCGCTTGCCCTCAGTGATCTTCTCGTCGTCGACCAGGGCGGCGACATAGTCCCAGGCCGGGGTGCGGAACTCCGGCTGGTTCTGCAGGAAGCCGACCACCGAGGCGTCGGTGAGGAGGCCGCGGAAGGCGCGCTCCAGCACCGCTTCCGGCACGCCCTTGGTGCGGGCCTCGGCCTTGACGCTGTCGACGCAGGCGGTCGGCAGCGGCGGGCCGTCGACCGGACCGACGGCGAGGGCGGGCGTCGCCGCGGCGACGGCGGCAAGGGCGAGACAGGGTGCGATTCGAGCCATGGCCGGCAGTCTAGCCGAGACGCGGCGATCTGCCGACAGCGCCGCCGCTCAGGATGCGCGGTCGCTGACGTCGAGGCGGCGGCGGACGCGGTCGAGCTCAGCGATGGTATCGGCGAGGCGCCGGGCCAGCAGCGCCTGCAGCTGTTCGGCCGCCGCAGGGTAACCCTCCAGCATGCGCAGGAAGGTGTGGCGGGGAATGCGCAGCAAGGTGGCGTCGTTGCGGCCGACCGCGGTGGCCGGGCGGCGCACCTCGGTGATTAGCGCGGTCTCGCCGATCATCGCGCCGGGGCCGGCCAGCACCTCGGCGCGGTCGGTGTGGAGCACGTTCTTCAGCGCCACCGTGCCGGAGGCCACCACGTACGCGGCGTCGGCGTCCTCGCCTTCGCGAAACAAGGTGTCGCCGGCCTTCAGCCGCCGGGCCTCGGCGCCGATGGCGAGAATGCGCAGAGCGTCGCGGCCGAGCACCTGCAGCACGGCCACGCGTTCCAGCAACGCAACGTCGTCATCGAGAGCCATCGGCCTGCCGACCTCTCAAAAGCGCTGTCCGATCTGACGTCATCGGGCCAAAAAACGCACGAAGTATTTGAGTTTCCAATCGTTCATTGGCAACCGGGGTAGGCTGAAAATCCGTCAGGGAACCAGCTTGTAGCCGCCGCCTTCGGTCACCAGCAGCTGGGCATTGCCCGGATCCTTCTCGATCTTCTGGCGCAGGCGATAGATGTGGGTTTCCAGAGTATGGGTGGTGACGCCGGAATTGTAACCCCACACCTCCGACAGCAACACGTCGCGCGCCACCGGCTGCTGAGAGGCGCGGTAGAGGTAGCGCAGGATGGCGGTTTCCTTCTCGGTCAACCGGATCTTGGAGCCCTTGGCGTTGATCAGCAGCTTTTGGCTGGGCTTGAAGCTGTAGGGGCCGACGGCGAACACCGCGTCCTCGCTGGCGTCGTGCTGGCGAAGCTGGGCGCGGATGCGGGCGAGCAGCACGGCAAAGCGGAACGGCTTGACGACGTAATCGTTGGCGCCGGCCTCCAGGCCCAAAATGGTGTCCGAATCGGCGTCGTGCCCGGTCAGCATGATGATCGGCGACTTGAAGCCGGACTTGCGCAGCAGCCGCACCGCCTCGCGGCCATCGAGGTCCGGCAGGCCGACGTCCATGATGACGAGGTCGATCTGGCCGGCCTTGGCGGCCTGGATGCCGCCCTGGGCGGTGTCGGCGAAGGCGGTCTCGAACTCCTCGTGCAGGTCGAGCTGTTCGACCAGCGCCGTTCGCAGGTCGTCGTCGTCATCGACGACGA is from Blastochloris viridis and encodes:
- a CDS encoding lytic murein transglycosylase; amino-acid sequence: MARIAPCLALAAVAAATPALAVGPVDGPPLPTACVDSVKAEARTKGVPEAVLERAFRGLLTDASVVGFLQNQPEFRTPAWDYVAALVDDEKITEGKRLLREHAALLARLEARYGVDAATIVAVWGIESDYGKTVGLRHVVRSLATLACTAPRRRDYFRTELIAALRVAATGEIPYEALYGSWAGAFGGPQLMPTVFFRVAVDGDGDGKRDVARSVPDVLASIANFVRINGWQAGLPWGVEVALPDAVTESETGRLNRKPVAAWAAAGVRRVDGRALGGSLATDAPAAIILPAGRRGPAFLVTRNFEAFYRYNPTIVYALSIGHLADRLRGGSPITTPWPTTERPLDRAGRRELQTLLMRSGFDIGGVADGVIGRQTVAAIRTVQQRNGLPVTGRATADVLEALRRGR
- a CDS encoding cyclic nucleotide-binding domain-containing protein gives rise to the protein MALDDDVALLERVAVLQVLGRDALRILAIGAEARRLKAGDTLFREGEDADAAYVVASGTVALKNVLHTDRAEVLAGPGAMIGETALITEVRRPATAVGRNDATLLRIPRHTFLRMLEGYPAAAEQLQALLARRLADTIAELDRVRRRLDVSDRAS
- a CDS encoding response regulator transcription factor yields the protein MSTTISASRKILVVDDDDDLRTALVEQLDLHEEFETAFADTAQGGIQAAKAGQIDLVIMDVGLPDLDGREAVRLLRKSGFKSPIIMLTGHDADSDTILGLEAGANDYVVKPFRFAVLLARIRAQLRQHDASEDAVFAVGPYSFKPSQKLLINAKGSKIRLTEKETAILRYLYRASQQPVARDVLLSEVWGYNSGVTTHTLETHIYRLRQKIEKDPGNAQLLVTEGGGYKLVP